The Planococcus halocryophilus nucleotide sequence GTATAAAGAGATTCTGCCTAGCGCATTTTTAACGAGCTTGTCCTATGAGTAACGGACAACTCTATGGGAAAACAACATTGCCGACAAGAGCAATTACATCGTTGTTTCAGAAACTGACGAAGGCCACATCACCGGATTTGGTACGGCTTCGAAAAGAGATACGAATACGGTAGCTAACTCTGGGGATTTAACTTCTATCTATTTGCTCGATGAATATCACAGTCAAGGAATTGGAAAATTGCTGATGAAAGCATTATTTCTTCAATTTAAAAAACTAAGTTATGAAAAAGTCTTTGTCGAAGTTCTTGAAGATAATAAAACACGATTTTTCTACGAGTATTACGGAGCACAGTTGATTGATACCGTGCAACTCCAATTTGGCGAAATAGTAGTTAATGAACTGATTTATGAATGGACAAATATTGATGAAGTTCTAGAAATGCTATAGTCTTTCAAAACAAAAAACCGTGTTTCAAAAGAAATACGGTTTTTGGAACAGTCTATTGTTCAAAGCTGTTACGCAGCTATAATATTATTTATCAGTTTTACTTCTTTGATTGGAATTGATGCTTTTGCTTCGTCAATTCCCAATAAACCATATCGCCTTTTTTCTCAACTTGCTCCATCCCCACTTTTTGCAGAACCCGGATTGATCCGCTATTTTCTAATCTGGTTTCTGCAACCACTTTCTCTACTACCAATAAATCAAGTGCCCACTTTACAAGGCTTTCGACAGATTCGGTCGCATAGCCCATATGCCAGCAAGATTCTAGAAAACCATAACCGACTTCCACTTCCTTTTTAGAATTCGGCGCTCCTTTAAATCCAGCATCTCCAATAATCATGCCATCTGAATTCCGAAGGACCAACCAACTTCCCCATCCATATAAAGTTGGGTCTTTCGACAGCTCTTTTATATGATTAAGAGATTGAGGTCCATTGTCGTAACCTTGTTTTTTCATCATCTCAATTGAACCACTATCACATGGCATTAATGTCAAGCGCTTAGTTTCTATTTTCATCTTCTACCATCACCTTTTTTTAAAGACATAATATCTTTTCCTCATTCAAATCTGCTAGTAGGCAAATCTTGTTTGTATTTTTAAATCATACGAGCTTTTTTCAGGTCTTCGGTGTCTTCCTCATACCACCTCGAATATTTCGGATGCCAAACGGCAAATGAATAAATAATTGCGGTTGTTGACATAATTATAGATAGTGATGCAATTGTTAATTTCAACGAAATAATGTCTGCGAGAAAGCCCATTGCCAAGATGAAAAAAATTTGAAAGACACTTTGAAACAATTGAAAAACGCTCGTCACTCTGCCCATTACCGAAACTGGAATATTGTTTTGATAAAACGTTGCAATGCCTGCATTTAAAAAGACATTAAAAAAACCGAGTATGATAAAGCCAACCGCAATCGATACGAACGACCAAGAAAATGCGTAAATAACGTATCCTCCTGACATCATTAACATGCCGATTACTATCATGGAGCGGATCGAGATTTTATTCGAAATGAATGTCAGAAATAACGCGCCACTCACCGAACCGATTCCAGTAATGCTGATGAGCAAGCTATATTCCACTCTACTCAAGCCAATTACTTGTTAAGTAAAAACCACTTCCTGAACATCCATCGCAAATGAAAATAGCATGACTGCCAAAAAGCCAAGATAGATGGCAGACACGTACTTTTTGTCTGCCATCAAATCCAACACAACGTTAAAATCTTTGACCACTTGCGAAAAAGTTAGTGCAGGGATTTCTTCCTGTACAATTTTTTCAGTTTCTGGCAATAAAGACAACAAGAATGCTGCAATCAAGAAAAACGCCGCATTCAACCACAACGTGACTGTTAAATTTGCCAGAAAAATAAGCGATCCGCCAATTGCGGGTCCGATAATAAACGCGCCAGATGATGTAAATGAACGTAGCGAATTAAATCGCTTCCGCTTTGCTGGTGGGACTAGCATCGTGACATAAGTCATTGAGGCTGGTCCAAAAAACGCTTTAGCAATACTAAGAAAGACAAGAATTGTATAAACCGCAAAAAGACTAGAAGCAAAAGGAATCAACGCAATAAATACTGCTCGTAAAATATATGTCACCATTACGATTTTCTTCTTACTTCTGTAATCGATAAAACTTCCTGTCCAAAATTTTGTGACGATATTGGTCAATGGACTAATCACCCATAACCCTGCAACTGCAGCGGCGGATCCTGTCATTTGGTAGACGATGATGTTGATTGCTACGAGATAGATAAAGTCTCCAATACTCGCGATTCCTAAAGACCCCAGCAAAATCGCTGGCACTTTCCAATCTTTCGATGTTTGTTTCAAGTTAGATCCTCCCTTAGGCTCCAAACTTTCGTGCGTTTTATTGCTTGCAACTAAAAGATAGTTGAGTTTATTTGCGAGATGTCAGGGTTTTATTTGCGCAATACGCTCTGTTGTTTGCACTATATTGTCGTTTGTTTGCACTATCTCCTATTTTGTTTGCAAAAGATAAAAGCACTCTTATTTTCTTACCCTTTTGTTCTCTGGTTGCTTCAGCCAATGACGTAGTCCTTTACCTGCTAAAGGTTCATCATGATAGCGCGGAATGACATGAAGGTGACTATGCTGAATCGACTGGTTCGAAGCCTCGCCCACATTCCACCCAAGTGTATAGCCATCTGGGGCATAGATTCGATCTAAATATTCTTTCGCTTTTTGCAATAACTCATATGTATCATCCCACTCGTCTTTTGTTAAATCGAACGTTGTTGCACGGTGCTGCTTCGGCACGATCACCCCACTGCCTTCTAGGACATCTTGTTGCTTGTCATGTTGGAGAAAATAACAGGTTTTATTTTCAACTACGATATTTTGATTGTGGTCTTTTGTTGGATTACAAAAAGGACAATTGGTTTCATAAGACATGCTTGTTCACCTCTGGTATATAATTTGGTGGGGTAATGAAAGTCAGTAGCAATTCCAAGTCTTCTGGATAATCATGTTCAATTGTTAAAAGATCGTCATAGTTTTGCCAAGCGATTTCTTCAATTTCGTCATCTGGGTCTGTATACATGATTTCTCCAGTACTTATTGTGCAATAAAAATAATATGTTGTTACATTGAAATTTCCGATAACCATATTTTTGGTATGAATGGCTTTTCCCACTGACACGCTAAGCCCTGTCTCTTCGTGTATTTCTCTTACACACGCTTGTTCCACAGTTTCTCCGTTTTCAATTTCTCCTGATGGCACACTCCATCTTTTAGTCGCTTTTTCTTTAACCATCAAGATTTTGTTGTCCAACACGACAACTCCGGCCGCTCCAATCCAAGATTTTCTAGCTTTAGTCATTTGAACACTCCTTTGGAAATGCTAGTTACTGCAGTTGTTTGCGCAAAATCCCATTATGTTTGGGCGAAATCTTACTTTATTTGCAAAATCGTCACTCACCTAACTACGCCGCACGCTCATTCACTATCAAATTTACAAATTTTTTATATTTCCCATAATGCTTCTGGGTCTAATATCTAAGGAATCAAGAATATTGATATTCAGCCAGACTGGACGATATGTACCTCGCGCTCTTTTCTCCTCTACAAACTCTGCACCCAATCCGGAACCAAAATTGCCCCCTGTGATAGTTGCTCTAAAAAAGTAATGAGTGCCATTCCACTCGACTTTTTTGAGACATTCCAAAATTTCAACTTCAAGTCCGGTTTCTTCCAAAGCTTCTCTTTTCGCGGCTTCTTTTGGTGTTTCACCTTTTTTAATTCCTCCGCCTGGAAAAACAAAATAAGTATCCCCATTTTTTACTCGTTCAATAAAAGCAACCTCGCTATTTTTTATGAGGATCACTCTCGCAGAATCTCGCATCGTGTTCACACCTTTTCCATTCACTTAAACTGTTTATTTACATCTTAGTTACTGCAGTTGTTTGCGGGATACAAGGCGTTGTTTGCGCATTAATCTATTTTGTTTGCAGGAACACTCTATTTGTTTGCGCAAAATTCCACTTTGTTTGCAAAACCAGTAATCCCTCCACCAAAAAGCATCTATCACCAAAATTCTACAAACTCGTCCTTCTCTTCAAACTCCATCCCGCTCCCACCACAAAACAAATCACGACGACTCCAAAGAACGTCAATGGATTAAAGAATAAATGATTTGAAAATACGTTTAGCAATGCGAATTCTTTTGGATCGCTATATGCCTCTTTCGTCTCTACTATATAAGTTCGAAAGCGATCAGCTGCACGAATGGTCCATAAAGCTGTGCCTACTAAATAAATCAAACTTAATGAAATCACAATAATTGTCTTTTTTCGACTAAGCCATTTCTCTGCCAGCCGCATCGACAACTCAATAGTTCCATACAAGAAATAAAATATAAATGGCATAAGAACTACAGGGAAAAATAAAGCCGGATTGCCATTCCCACCCCGATAATCATTATTAAGAACCGGAGCAGTCAAGTAATTCATCCAGTAAAAAACAGTGATTGTTAAAATGGCGGACACCCCATATAATGCCATCAATATTTTATTCACAGTGAATCGCTCCAGTCGAGTTAGAGTCAAAAGCCATATGGTACTATTCTCCATATGGCAAATAAACCCTTTAAAATTTTCCCGATAAGAAATATACATAAAAAAAGAAGCTGTAAGTCCAGCTTCTTCCAAACAATCACAATGTTATTTTAACCAACTATCCAAAAACTTACTTTGATCGCCCTCGAAATACTCCTCGAAAAACATTTTAAACTCTTCTGTATTTACTTGCTTAAACTGAAATTCTTCGTAATAAGCCGACAAGAACAAAAGTGCTCTTTCTCTGCCACCATTTTCATCAAAATATTCTTTTAACACCATTGGAACTTTGCCGTAAATGGTCGAATAATACGTCTCATCACTAAATTTTGAAAGAGGCAAATTCACATATTTTTCTGGTCGGTAATATTGTTCCGCTGATGAAGCGCCCCAGAAACCGTATTCTTCATCGTCGTAGCGATCACTTAAAAACAACGAACTACTAAATTCTGTAAATCCTTCGTCTAACCAGGATTCATAATACGGATCGTTCGTTACTAAATAATAAAACCATTGATGAGCAATTTCATGTACGAGAACCATTTCTTGAGATTCTCCATCTGCAGCCACTTCAATAACATTCGGATATTCCATATAGCCGTCGTTTGCAATAATATCAAGCTCTGTAAATGGATTATCGCCAATTTCCACTTCAAAATAGAGATACGCGTCAACTGCGAGTGAAGAAGTTTCTTCTAATATATTTTGCGTAGCCCGGGTAAACACGTTCAGCTGAGTGTCATTAGCTTGAATAGTTTCAAACTCCCATTCATCAGGATCCATAATTGCCATGTAAAAATCTTTGATGTTTTCTCCTTTTACTGTGCCTGTTGATGCTGCTTTAATTGGACCATCATTTCCAGAACTCGCAACTAAATAGTCTTTAGGTAACTCATAACTCACGATAAAGTCCCCATAATCTGTATTGTAAGACTCTCCTTTTGCATCATAATCGTTAATATCCCAGCCGTTTCGATATAGTGCGAGCATAGGATACCAATGAGCCAAGTAAAAATTATCATCTACTTGAGACAAGCGCATGCCGTTTTGTGGCAAAGTCATTGAATAGTCGACTGTTACAGTTGCCCCAGACCCTGTGTCTAGCTGAGTTTCCAACTCCACTAATAAACCATTATTTTCCAATGTATAAGATACTTCTTTTCCATCAACCGTTATGGAAGAAATCTCAATTTGCGCTCTATCATCTTCATAAGCCTGTGTCTCTTCAGCATTCATCGCATTTGGAACCAAATAAAATCCAATATCCGACCAAGCGTCGGTTGAATCGTTTGTCACATCAATCATTGTCTGCACTTGAAAGTCATTTTCCTTATCCATATTAATTGATATATCGTAAACTGCATTGGTTGTTTCAACATACTTTTCCATGACAACGGCTTTGTCTTTGTCACGCAATACTACCGCTGCCACCACTCCAATAATTAACACGCTAACAACTACAATCGCTACTACTACTTTTTTTTTCATAGCCCATCTCCTATATTTTAATTAACTAAGTAAGATTGATATTTATTAAATTTTACCATTTATTCTTTTACCTGGTATACATAATTTATTGACCTTTCCCGTCATTATTATATCGGTACTAATGCTTCAAATAAAAAAGCACTGATTTCTAAAAAGAAATCAGTGCTTTGATCGTTCATTATTCGCCACGTGGCGGTTTTGGTGGTTGGCACACGTCACATTTACGTTGGTTTTTTGTGTTGAATTTTGTGAAAGTTTTTTCGAAGTTATTCCCGCAAGCGCATTTAAATAGCAGCTTTTGAGAAAATCCATGATATTCTGTCGACAGTAGTTTGCTGTCTGAATTTTTTTCGACAAATGCTTTAATTTCTTTAATTGTCCATCGTTTGTTCATTTTGTTACACCTCCATATATTAACGGTAAGCGGAGGCTTTTTGGCATCCGTTCACTAAAGAGCAAAACCATCTATGCCCTAAGTTCTTTATTATACCACGGTCAGTCCGATAAATTGAAGAATTAGTGATGTTTTGGTTTCATCACGCTAAAAAGGTTGATAGAAAATCGTAATGAACCTCGTTATTTTTATCAGAATATTATAAAAATATGATATAATGAATAGAGA carries:
- a CDS encoding GNAT family N-acetyltransferase, with product MADKSNYIVVSETDEGHITGFGTASKRDTNTVANSGDLTSIYLLDEYHSQGIGKLLMKALFLQFKKLSYEKVFVEVLEDNKTRFFYEYYGAQLIDTVQLQFGEIVVNELIYEWTNIDEVLEML
- a CDS encoding GNAT family N-acetyltransferase codes for the protein MKIETKRLTLMPCDSGSIEMMKKQGYDNGPQSLNHIKELSKDPTLYGWGSWLVLRNSDGMIIGDAGFKGAPNSKKEVEVGYGFLESCWHMGYATESVESLVKWALDLLVVEKVVAETRLENSGSIRVLQKVGMEQVEKKGDMVYWELTKQKHQFQSKK
- a CDS encoding NUDIX hydrolase produces the protein MRDSARVILIKNSEVAFIERVKNGDTYFVFPGGGIKKGETPKEAAKREALEETGLEVEILECLKKVEWNGTHYFFRATITGGNFGSGLGAEFVEEKRARGTYRPVWLNINILDSLDIRPRSIMGNIKNL
- a CDS encoding HIT family protein, encoding MSYETNCPFCNPTKDHNQNIVVENKTCYFLQHDKQQDVLEGSGVIVPKQHRATTFDLTKDEWDDTYELLQKAKEYLDRIYAPDGYTLGWNVGEASNQSIQHSHLHVIPRYHDEPLAGKGLRHWLKQPENKRVRK
- a CDS encoding NUDIX hydrolase, producing MTKARKSWIGAAGVVVLDNKILMVKEKATKRWSVPSGEIENGETVEQACVREIHEETGLSVSVGKAIHTKNMVIGNFNVTTYYFYCTISTGEIMYTDPDDEIEEIAWQNYDDLLTIEHDYPEDLELLLTFITPPNYIPEVNKHVL
- a CDS encoding M1 family metallopeptidase — translated: MKKKVVVAIVVVSVLIIGVVAAVVLRDKDKAVVMEKYVETTNAVYDISINMDKENDFQVQTMIDVTNDSTDAWSDIGFYLVPNAMNAEETQAYEDDRAQIEISSITVDGKEVSYTLENNGLLVELETQLDTGSGATVTVDYSMTLPQNGMRLSQVDDNFYLAHWYPMLALYRNGWDINDYDAKGESYNTDYGDFIVSYELPKDYLVASSGNDGPIKAASTGTVKGENIKDFYMAIMDPDEWEFETIQANDTQLNVFTRATQNILEETSSLAVDAYLYFEVEIGDNPFTELDIIANDGYMEYPNVIEVAADGESQEMVLVHEIAHQWFYYLVTNDPYYESWLDEGFTEFSSSLFLSDRYDDEEYGFWGASSAEQYYRPEKYVNLPLSKFSDETYYSTIYGKVPMVLKEYFDENGGRERALLFLSAYYEEFQFKQVNTEEFKMFFEEYFEGDQSKFLDSWLK
- a CDS encoding MFS transporter translates to MKQTSKDWKVPAILLGSLGIASIGDFIYLVAINIIVYQMTGSAAAVAGLWVISPLTNIVTKFWTGSFIDYRSKKKIVMVTYILRAVFIALIPFASSLFAVYTILVFLSIAKAFFGPASMTYVTMLVPPAKRKRFNSLRSFTSSGAFIIGPAIGGSLIFLANLTVTLWLNAAFFLIAAFLLSLLPETEKIVQEEIPALTFSQVVKDFNVVLDLMADKKYVSAIYLGFLAVMLFSFAMDVQEVVFT
- a CDS encoding MFS transporter gives rise to the protein MSRVEYSLLISITGIGSVSGALFLTFISNKISIRSMIVIGMLMMSGGYVIYAFSWSFVSIAVGFIILGFFNVFLNAGIATFYQNNIPVSVMGRVTSVFQLFQSVFQIFFILAMGFLADIISLKLTIASLSIIMSTTAIIYSFAVWHPKYSRWYEEDTEDLKKARMI